Proteins from a single region of SAR202 cluster bacterium:
- a CDS encoding toxin HicA yields MRDGKRHEVWGIPGSNRETLIARHRGEVPTGTLRSILRDLGLTQEDLHR; encoded by the coding sequence ATACGTGACGGCAAGCGTCATGAAGTTTGGGGCATCCCAGGCTCCAACCGTGAGACTCTAATCGCCCGACACCGAGGTGAAGTCCCCACGGGCACGTTACGCTCCATACTTCGGGATCTTGGATTGACTCAGGAAGACCTCCACCGCTAA
- a CDS encoding LLM class flavin-dependent oxidoreductase, with protein MDIKFAATSRPTHPRDAIAWFQATESLGYHRIGIADSPALYRDPWVSAALAALHTSRTTFGPWVTNPITRHPVVTASAAASVDDLAPGRLHIGIGTGNSGVYNAGHKASSVEALREYVTALRGLLEKGEAIYQGRACRLPWARRRIPIYIAATGAKTLRLAGEIADGAIIAAGTTPEVIQGAILAVEEGAKASGRALRDLDLWWGVQFNLYTDARDAADPQGGAAREANYLARFTLEGKFIPDEHKEGIRKLGAAYDLTTHGRPSAEQLARYDRLAQEYGVKEYLEQRFQGLRGTPEELTDRIKQWARLGVTQYNLNVPDVDRPERLRRFKEMVMGRL; from the coding sequence ATGGACATCAAGTTCGCCGCCACGTCCCGGCCCACGCACCCCCGCGACGCCATAGCCTGGTTCCAGGCCACCGAGTCTCTGGGTTACCATCGCATCGGGATTGCCGACTCGCCGGCGCTCTACCGCGACCCGTGGGTCAGCGCCGCGCTAGCCGCCCTCCACACCAGCCGGACCACCTTCGGCCCGTGGGTCACCAACCCTATAACGCGGCACCCGGTGGTCACCGCCAGCGCCGCAGCATCGGTGGACGACCTGGCGCCGGGGCGTCTCCACATCGGTATCGGCACAGGCAACAGCGGCGTCTATAACGCCGGCCACAAGGCGTCGTCAGTGGAGGCCCTTAGGGAGTACGTGACGGCGCTGCGGGGCCTGCTGGAGAAAGGCGAGGCCATATATCAAGGGCGGGCCTGCCGGCTGCCCTGGGCGCGGCGTCGCATACCCATCTACATCGCCGCTACTGGGGCCAAGACCCTGCGTCTGGCGGGCGAAATCGCGGACGGCGCTATCATCGCGGCCGGAACAACGCCGGAGGTTATCCAGGGCGCGATTTTGGCTGTGGAGGAGGGGGCGAAGGCTTCGGGCCGCGCCCTGAGGGACCTGGACCTGTGGTGGGGCGTGCAGTTCAATCTCTATACCGACGCCCGGGACGCCGCCGACCCCCAGGGCGGGGCCGCCCGCGAGGCCAACTATCTGGCGCGGTTCACCCTGGAGGGCAAGTTTATTCCGGACGAGCACAAGGAGGGTATCAGGAAGCTGGGCGCCGCCTACGACTTGACCACCCACGGACGGCCATCGGCGGAGCAGTTGGCCCGCTACGACAGGCTGGCGCAAGAGTACGGCGTGAAGGAGTACCTGGAGCAGCGTTTCCAGGGCCTTCGCGGCACGCCGGAGGAGCTTACCGACCGCATCAAGCAGTGGGCTAGATTGGGTGTCACTCAATATAACCTGAACGTGCCGGACGTCGACAGGCCGGAGCGCCTGCGGCGGTTCAAAGAGATGGTGATGGGGAGGCTGTAG
- a CDS encoding type II toxin-antitoxin system HicB family antitoxin codes for MFYQVPLEISKQEDGLWRVSVPGLRGCWVDTKTLEDGISEIQECILMFIDIYQEEGRELPAGITKQNHLPLRASIFVNDAETPKPKVKRTGSKAATAERPTVSSSASFDALV; via the coding sequence ATGTTCTATCAAGTCCCTTTGGAAATATCTAAACAAGAGGATGGCCTGTGGCGCGTATCGGTACCGGGGCTTAGAGGGTGCTGGGTGGATACAAAGACCCTAGAAGATGGGATTTCGGAAATCCAAGAATGCATTCTCATGTTCATTGATATCTATCAGGAAGAAGGACGGGAACTTCCAGCCGGTATAACAAAGCAAAACCATTTGCCTCTGCGCGCCTCTATTTTCGTGAATGACGCTGAAACGCCAAAACCTAAGGTGAAGAGGACTGGCTCCAAAGCCGCTACTGCTGAACGACCTACGGTGAGCTCAAGCGCCAGCTTCGACGCTCTGGTGTAG
- a CDS encoding enoyl-CoA hydratase/isomerase family protein, translating to MPNDAVIYKRQGRTAYITLNRPQVLNAVNRDLESGLVDTLRQFDADDAAWVAVLHGAGRAFCAGADIKQSFHGASRQQRDQQWGAGISPDGLLGRSINWKPVIAAVHGHCLGWGILIAAECDLVVASQEAMFGLTETLRGFPGGPAWARLNAFMPSKIATEMLLTGQAKPAAELHRLGFVNRLTPTGGHLDAAQSLADEVLKAPPLAVRSGVRVTRWQWNRPSADADYYQAALRLHLTEDFEESSRSFVEKRPPEYKGR from the coding sequence ATGCCCAACGACGCCGTCATATACAAACGCCAGGGCCGCACCGCCTACATCACCCTCAACCGGCCCCAGGTCCTCAACGCCGTCAACCGAGACCTGGAGTCCGGTCTCGTCGACACCCTCCGCCAGTTCGACGCCGACGACGCGGCGTGGGTGGCCGTCCTCCACGGCGCGGGCCGCGCCTTCTGCGCTGGCGCCGATATCAAGCAGAGCTTCCACGGCGCGTCGCGGCAGCAACGCGACCAGCAGTGGGGCGCCGGCATCAGCCCCGACGGCCTCCTGGGCCGTTCCATCAACTGGAAGCCCGTCATCGCCGCCGTCCACGGCCACTGCCTCGGCTGGGGCATTCTCATCGCCGCCGAGTGCGACCTGGTGGTCGCCAGCCAGGAGGCCATGTTCGGCCTTACCGAGACCCTTCGCGGCTTTCCCGGCGGCCCCGCCTGGGCCCGCCTCAACGCCTTCATGCCCTCCAAAATCGCCACTGAGATGCTGCTGACAGGCCAGGCCAAGCCCGCCGCCGAACTTCACCGCCTCGGCTTCGTCAACCGCCTTACGCCCACCGGCGGGCACCTCGATGCCGCCCAGTCCCTGGCCGACGAGGTGCTGAAGGCCCCGCCCTTGGCCGTGCGCTCCGGCGTCCGCGTGACACGATGGCAATGGAACCGTCCCTCCGCCGACGCCGACTACTACCAGGCCGCCCTCCGCCTCCACCTCACCGAAGACTTCGAGGAATCCTCCCGCTCCTTCGTAGAAAAACGCCCCCCGGAATACAAGGGGCGATAA
- a CDS encoding TGS domain-containing protein — MPANLTPQYREVERKYREATSLAARIAALQEMMAVIPKHKGTDHLRGELRARMAKHMEEMEKPRAGGPGSGGPQPFNIRKEGAGQVLLIGLTTSGKSELLNALTGAPAKTGDYRFTTQVPMVGMLPFENVNIQLIDTPSLDYKDIQSQLFGLLRQSDYVLVVLDLSKDPVKELEEVMGVLDQWGFALLEKGQSLDEDAAKVQKPATLLANKADMDEDGARFQALESACGSRFPILRASCLDGAGLGVMGREVFQALGKIRVYTKPPSGKPSMDDPMVVPVGSTVADAAERLHKDWRDKLKYALLWGSAKFEGQRVGREYVLFDGDVMELHG, encoded by the coding sequence ATGCCAGCTAATCTAACTCCCCAATATCGAGAGGTCGAACGCAAATACCGCGAGGCCACCAGCCTGGCGGCCAGAATCGCCGCCCTCCAGGAGATGATGGCCGTCATCCCCAAGCACAAAGGCACCGACCACCTCCGCGGCGAGCTTCGCGCCCGCATGGCCAAGCACATGGAGGAGATGGAAAAGCCCAGGGCTGGCGGCCCGGGCAGCGGCGGTCCCCAGCCCTTCAACATCAGGAAAGAGGGCGCCGGCCAGGTCCTCCTCATCGGCCTCACCACCAGCGGCAAGTCGGAGCTTCTCAACGCCCTCACCGGCGCCCCCGCCAAGACCGGCGACTATCGATTCACCACCCAGGTCCCCATGGTCGGCATGCTGCCCTTCGAGAACGTCAACATCCAGCTTATCGATACCCCCTCCCTCGACTATAAGGACATCCAGTCCCAGCTCTTCGGACTCCTGCGCCAGTCCGACTACGTCCTGGTGGTGCTGGACCTGTCCAAGGACCCGGTAAAGGAGTTGGAGGAGGTCATGGGCGTCCTGGACCAGTGGGGCTTCGCCCTGCTGGAGAAAGGGCAGTCCCTAGACGAGGACGCCGCCAAGGTCCAGAAGCCCGCAACGCTCCTCGCCAACAAGGCCGACATGGACGAAGACGGCGCACGGTTCCAAGCCCTGGAGTCCGCCTGCGGCTCCCGCTTCCCCATCCTCCGCGCCTCCTGCCTGGACGGCGCGGGCCTTGGCGTCATGGGCCGGGAGGTCTTCCAGGCGCTGGGCAAAATCCGCGTCTACACCAAGCCACCCAGCGGCAAGCCCTCTATGGACGACCCTATGGTGGTGCCCGTCGGCAGCACCGTCGCCGACGCCGCCGAGCGCCTCCACAAGGACTGGCGGGACAAGCTCAAGTACGCGCTGCTATGGGGCTCCGCCAAATTCGAGGGCCAGCGCGTAGGCCGAGAGTACGTCCTGTTCGACGGGGATGTGATGGAGCTGCACGGATAG
- a CDS encoding FAD-binding oxidoreductase has translation MERTEIAIVGGGAIGCATAYYLAKEGADVTLIESSGIAGAASGFAMGLLSPLSGAGIPGPLEELCRQGFFMHREMAGELRDATGVDYHAEPRDSIYLASTEQEAKALGVLARYSQSIDGVTTQWVDTRAVLDMEPRVSPEVHGGLLVRGTWILEAYDYTMALSRAAELGGVKVTYGKVRGLKRALSGCQVLMDVDAVEAKKVVLAMGPWMSLAQRWLGMTIPIYPLKGQILRVDLPGGPMRCTIHDENGNYAGSKPDGLVWAGTTEEQVGFDDEPTQAARARILREVSAFLPAIKEANVVKQTACLRPVSTDGLPIIGEAPGWKGVYLCTGAGRKGIILSPSMGLATAELVMKGQSRFALDMFSPARFASTSPTAHR, from the coding sequence ATGGAACGTACCGAGATAGCAATTGTCGGTGGAGGGGCCATTGGCTGCGCCACGGCCTACTACCTGGCCAAGGAAGGCGCCGACGTCACCCTCATCGAAAGCTCAGGCATTGCCGGCGCGGCATCGGGCTTCGCCATGGGCCTTCTCAGCCCCCTTTCGGGCGCGGGCATCCCCGGGCCGCTGGAGGAACTGTGCCGACAGGGCTTCTTCATGCATCGCGAGATGGCCGGCGAGCTGCGGGATGCCACCGGCGTCGACTATCACGCGGAACCTCGTGATTCCATATACCTGGCATCAACGGAGCAGGAGGCCAAGGCCCTGGGCGTCCTGGCGCGGTACTCCCAGAGCATCGACGGAGTGACTACCCAGTGGGTAGACACGCGGGCCGTCCTGGACATGGAGCCGCGAGTTTCGCCGGAGGTCCACGGGGGGCTGCTGGTGCGGGGCACCTGGATACTGGAAGCCTACGACTACACCATGGCGCTATCTAGAGCGGCGGAGCTTGGCGGGGTCAAGGTCACTTATGGGAAGGTGCGGGGCCTCAAACGCGCCTTGAGCGGCTGCCAGGTGCTGATGGACGTCGACGCCGTCGAAGCCAAGAAAGTGGTGCTGGCGATGGGGCCGTGGATGAGCCTGGCGCAGCGCTGGCTGGGCATGACCATCCCCATTTATCCCCTCAAGGGCCAGATTTTGCGCGTCGACCTCCCCGGCGGTCCCATGCGCTGCACTATACACGACGAGAACGGCAACTACGCCGGCTCTAAGCCCGACGGCCTGGTGTGGGCCGGCACCACCGAGGAGCAGGTGGGCTTCGACGACGAGCCGACTCAGGCGGCACGCGCGCGCATCCTGCGTGAGGTCTCCGCCTTCCTCCCCGCGATTAAAGAAGCCAACGTGGTGAAGCAGACGGCCTGCCTCCGCCCCGTCTCCACTGACGGTCTCCCCATCATCGGCGAGGCGCCGGGATGGAAGGGCGTGTACCTTTGCACTGGCGCGGGCCGCAAGGGTATCATCCTCAGCCCGTCCATGGGTCTGGCTACGGCGGAGTTAGTAATGAAGGGCCAGAGCAGGTTTGCTCTAGACATGTTCTCGCCGGCGCGCTTCGCTTCCACGTCCCCTACCGCCCATCGATGA
- a CDS encoding pyridoxal phosphate-dependent aminotransferase → MSVAERMSRLGTETAFEVLGKARALEAKGQDIVHLEIGEPDFDTPKHITDAAIQALKDGHTHYGPTAGIPELREAIARNVSKTRGIKVSPDQVVVTPGGKPIMFFAILALAQKGDEVLYPNPSFPIYESMIRFSEAKPVPVRLIEKDGYRMDIEDLASKLSPKTRLVILNSPQNPCGSVMTKGDIAALAELLGDREDIYVLSDEIYKDIIYSGRHHSIAAEPGVGQRTMILDGFSKSYAMTGWRLGYGVFPPAVVPHIVKLAANSVSCAPTFTQRAAVAALEGSQEPVKKMAAEFRARRDLIVKGLNSIPGINCPEPQGAFYAFPSVKGTGIGSLDFQERGLKEAGVALLNGAAFGKYGEGFIRLSYANSQQNIKKAIDRLDGWVRKNGKKTNTKK, encoded by the coding sequence ATGAGCGTCGCAGAGCGCATGAGTCGATTGGGGACAGAGACGGCCTTTGAGGTGCTGGGCAAGGCCCGCGCCCTGGAGGCCAAGGGCCAGGACATCGTTCACCTGGAGATAGGCGAGCCGGACTTCGACACGCCTAAACACATCACCGACGCCGCTATCCAGGCCCTCAAGGACGGCCATACCCACTACGGCCCCACGGCGGGCATACCGGAGCTTCGCGAGGCCATCGCGCGAAACGTCAGCAAGACTCGCGGCATCAAGGTCAGCCCCGATCAGGTGGTAGTCACCCCCGGCGGCAAGCCCATCATGTTCTTCGCCATCCTGGCCCTGGCCCAGAAAGGCGACGAGGTCCTCTACCCCAACCCCAGCTTCCCCATCTACGAGTCTATGATCCGCTTCAGCGAGGCTAAGCCCGTGCCCGTCCGCCTCATCGAAAAAGACGGGTATCGCATGGATATCGAAGACCTGGCCTCCAAGCTGTCGCCGAAGACGCGGCTGGTGATCCTGAACTCGCCGCAGAACCCCTGCGGGTCGGTGATGACCAAGGGCGACATCGCGGCGCTGGCGGAGCTGCTGGGCGACCGCGAGGACATATACGTGCTGTCCGACGAGATTTATAAAGACATTATCTACAGCGGCAGGCACCACAGCATCGCCGCCGAGCCGGGGGTGGGCCAGCGCACCATGATCCTGGACGGCTTCTCCAAGTCTTACGCCATGACCGGCTGGCGATTGGGCTACGGCGTCTTCCCGCCAGCAGTGGTGCCCCACATCGTCAAGCTGGCGGCCAACAGCGTATCCTGCGCCCCCACCTTCACCCAGCGGGCCGCCGTCGCGGCGCTGGAGGGTTCCCAGGAGCCGGTAAAGAAAATGGCCGCCGAGTTCCGCGCGCGCCGGGATTTAATCGTGAAGGGGTTGAACAGCATCCCGGGCATCAACTGTCCAGAACCCCAAGGCGCCTTCTACGCCTTCCCCAGCGTCAAAGGGACGGGCATCGGCAGCCTCGATTTCCAGGAGCGCGGGCTGAAGGAAGCAGGCGTGGCGCTGCTGAACGGCGCGGCCTTCGGCAAGTACGGCGAAGGGTTCATCCGGCTTTCCTATGCCAACTCGCAGCAGAACATCAAGAAGGCCATCGACAGGCTGGACGGGTGGGTGAGGAAGAATGGGAAGAAAACAAACACAAAGAAATGA
- the folE gene encoding GTP cyclohydrolase I FolE, giving the protein MDILRVNSVDTDEQAFLAAMALRRRQFSPEQMQKYERYMAEIFQAMGLDLNTEGTRETPHRFIQAMIDATEGYDGDPKLLWVFPTECRGGPSCHSSQIVEGPISFFSLCEHHVFPFYGNAYVGYIAHEHIIGISKLTRLVRLFAKRFTVQERVGQQVADMLEDMLAPHGVAVYLEAHHMCTQMRGVREVQPLTRTTFWRGNYDQDPALREDFFVACGLRK; this is encoded by the coding sequence GTGGACATCCTTAGAGTCAACAGCGTTGATACCGATGAGCAGGCCTTCCTGGCGGCCATGGCGCTGCGACGACGCCAGTTCTCGCCGGAGCAGATGCAGAAGTACGAGCGTTACATGGCGGAAATCTTCCAGGCCATGGGCCTGGACTTAAATACCGAGGGCACGCGCGAGACGCCCCATCGATTCATCCAGGCCATGATCGATGCCACCGAGGGCTATGACGGCGACCCCAAGCTGCTGTGGGTCTTCCCTACTGAGTGCCGTGGCGGCCCCTCATGCCATTCCAGCCAGATTGTGGAAGGCCCCATATCTTTCTTCTCGCTGTGCGAACACCACGTCTTCCCCTTCTACGGCAACGCCTACGTCGGCTATATTGCTCACGAACACATCATCGGCATATCCAAGCTCACGCGGCTGGTGCGGCTCTTCGCCAAGCGGTTCACGGTTCAGGAGCGGGTGGGCCAGCAGGTGGCCGATATGCTGGAGGACATGCTGGCGCCCCACGGCGTGGCGGTGTATCTGGAGGCCCACCATATGTGCACACAGATGCGCGGTGTGCGGGAGGTGCAGCCGCTGACTCGCACCACTTTCTGGCGGGGCAACTATGACCAGGACCCGGCGCTGCGGGAAGACTTCTTTGTGGCCTGCGGGCTGCGCAAGTGA